One genomic segment of Kordiimonas sp. SCSIO 12603 includes these proteins:
- a CDS encoding helix-turn-helix domain-containing protein produces the protein MIHTSAEMDLKHRRLAKNWSQEQLAAISGVSSRTIQRIENGAKPGMETLKALAAGLEVSVTELQEEEIEIKKSTETEGSMLLGFIPFSWKAFVLNLVLFMVVETWVLVLTRYFEVGKEVPGAVAFLWGGVLAFHLVTAVRKDP, from the coding sequence ATGATACACACGAGCGCTGAAATGGATCTAAAGCATCGAAGGTTAGCTAAAAATTGGTCTCAGGAACAACTAGCTGCAATAAGCGGTGTGAGCAGCAGAACAATCCAGCGTATTGAGAATGGTGCGAAACCGGGTATGGAAACTTTGAAAGCCCTAGCGGCGGGGCTTGAGGTTTCTGTTACTGAACTTCAGGAAGAAGAGATAGAAATAAAAAAAAGCACCGAAACAGAAGGTTCGATGCTTTTGGGCTTTATTCCATTTTCATGGAAAGCGTTCGTTCTCAATCTAGTACTTTTTATGGTTGTTGAAACCTGGGTATTAGTGCTGACCCGTTACTTCGAAGTAGGCAAGGAAGTTCCGGGCGCTGTTGCTTTTTTATGGGGCGGTGTTTTAGCATTTCATCTGGTTACGGCTGTTCGCAAAGATCCGTAA